The Desulfonatronospira thiodismutans ASO3-1 region TCTGTAAAAGAAGGGCCGATCCCACACCCCCCAGGACCGAAGCCATTACCTTACGCCTCTGGGGCAGAAAACCGGAATCAGCCGCTTCTTTACTCCTGCCCGTTTGAAAGGACACAGCCTTTTCCGGGCAGACCCGCACGCACTCCAGGCAGACAATACATTCCTGGTGGCTGGTTCTGTGCGGGTCTTCCTCGATGGCCTGCATGGGACATCTTCTCTGACAGAGACCGCACTCGGTACAGGAGGTAGAGACTTTCCTGCGCAAAAGAGGCTTTCTGGAAAAAATGGCCAGAAGCGCCCCTGCCGGACAAAGACTGCGGCACCAGAAGCGCGGGGCCAGGACCACCAGGGAAAAAACCAGGATGAAAAAGGCCAGGATAAATATCTGGGTGGCAAAACGGTAGCTCTGGGGCTCGAAGTAGGCCAGGCTCTGCAGCCCCAGACCGGAGTAGACCATGTACAGGTTGTCCAGGCCCAGGTCGAGAACATGCACAGCAAAGGGGTAAATCACCAGCCCGTAAAAGCGGGTGACAAGGGACAGGGGTGAAGCAATAAATACAGAGGACACTCCCACAATGGCTGTACCCAGGATGAAAAACAGCACCAGGTACTTGACCCGGCGAAGGGTCAGGAGTGACTGGACTGACAGGTTTCTGCCGGAATCTCTTGGCCTGAAAATCCGGTCGCTTATATCCAGGGTGACACCCATGGGACAGATACAGGAGCAGAAAAAACGCCCCAGAAACAAAGTAGCCAGGATGATCAGAAGCCCGGGCAGCAGTGCTCCTGCCCACTCCCTGGCCCCCAGCACAGTGCCTGCAAAGACAAGCGGGTCCAGACGCAGGAAAAAATCAGTGGGGAACCAGGTCCTGAGAGGAAAGGCCGCCAGCAGAAGCAGGGTGATAAAAGCAAAAAGACTTAGAGCCTGCAGGGTCCTCTTGAAATTCATCAGGCATCAACCGTCTGGATCTCCAGGTTGTCCAGGTCCATCCTGCCCAGACCCCGCTCATGGGCCATTTTTATATGCTCCACCTGGTCCGGCCGGATCTTTCGTCCATACCAGGGAAACAACTCCACTGTCTTGGCGTCTGCAGCCACCATATCCCTTGAGGCCAGCACAAGCTCACCCTCAATGACGTCTCCCGGCCCCTGCGGACCGTGGCTGGACAACACCCTGGTCGCGTCCACTACGGTGAGATCCGCCTTGAGCAGGGTGCACAGGTCCACAATGGCCTGGTTCAGATTGTAACGGCTGTGCATCACACCCCGGTTGCGGATGAGTCCCATCATGCCCTTCATGGAAACACTGACCCCGGTGGCTGAATGTGACTTGGCCACGGGAGCGGCAATCAAAACATCCGCATCCAGAACATCGCGCATGACCTCGGTGCTTCGAAAACTTTCACCTTCAGAAATGGACACCTCCTGGAAGAATCGGCGGGCATCCAGGGTCTCTACCCGGGTATTGGGGATATCTGCACAGGCATCCCGGATGCCTGAAAGCTCCATGCATCTCTGGGCCGACTGCAGGGTGTTGTCCAGGACCATGACCCTGGATGCCCCTGCCTCCACACACATCTCAGCCAGGGTCCTGACCACCCGGGGATGTGTATTGGTGGCCCGGTCCGGGGTATGGGCAAAGCTCATATTCGGCTTTATCACCACCTTGTCCCCGGAACTGACAAATGAAGACATGCCGCCCATGAGATCCACACATGCTCTGGCAGCCTCTGCCGGGCCGCCCCTGGCTACGCCGATATCCGGGCTGTTTCCTGCACTGGAAACAGACGCCTGACCCAGAACTCCAAGGCCGGAAAAAGCCACTGCAGCCGCCAGACCCGCCTGACTTTTCAAAAAATCCCTGCGTGACAAGGAATTCTCCGGCATCAACCTCTTCAACACCCTGTATTTTTTATTCATAGCTCCTCCGGCAATCTGAAAAAATGCGGTTCAAGATGAAAAACCGATAAAAAATGTTCAGATTGTTTTATAATCATAGAGCTACATCTAAGCAAGAACTATTATCAATCAAAGAAGTTAAAGTCCAGCTGGTGAGGCACACTGTCTTCAGATACATGGACTATTGCGGCCTGGCTAAAGGGAAAAAGAACCGTTTCCGGATGAAAACTAAATGTATCGTCTTGTTGCGATCACGCTTCTGAAAACTTTTCTGCGCATGAAGTCAGCTTTTCCGGGGGCATGGTAAAGAAGGTGGGTCCTGAAGCACAGGCAGGAATATGTTTCCGCGAAATCCTCCCGGGCATCCTTGCGCGCTCTTTTTGAGACAAAGCCTTTTTCAGCCCTGCGCAGGGCGAACCATTCATCCCGCAGACCCTGGTCCAGGACCCGGAAAAACACATGGTGCCCTATCTCATGGTACAGGGTATGAAAAAAACCATCCCTTGTCTTGAAGGGATAAATAACCACCACCGAGTCCGAACTGTCCCAGTCATGCAGGTATGTGCCCCTGGCCCGCAGGGACTCGGGATTGTTGTTGATATAGGCCATTTCCAGGGCCAGGCTGCGCTCGGGATCGTATCGGATTATCTTTATTTTGGCGTAGTGCTCCCGGGGCAGGCGCTCTACAGCTGCCCTTATCTCATGGGGCGAAACCAGGCTTTGCCGGGAAAAATTGACTATTGCCACACGCATTGCTGTTCATCCGGAAATTTTGTACTCGACTTTTTATCCATGATAAATTTATGCAAATAGCGTGCGCAAAGCAGGACAATGATACTCCACAGGAACCGAAACTTAAAAAGCCCGGCCTCAAATTAGATTTGCGGCCGGGCTTGAACACTGGCAACCATTCAAAATGCTGTACCCCTGTTCTTGCTCTCTGATATTGGGTAAATTGATAAGAGTGACTTACTCCTAACACTACAGCGAAACTTATAAAATTTTTCAATTTGTCTAAACTGGGGACAGGCACTTTTGCCGGTAGCAAATTTGCAAATGCTTCGAAAATTCGGCGGCAAAAGAGCCAGTCCCCGGAGGTCAATAAATAAGTTTCGCTGTAGTGCTAAAACCCTGTCATAAAAAACAAGAAACTTAGACAGGATTAACAGGATTGGCAGGATAAGCAATCAGCGGCCGGAAGCCGCAGATTGCATTAGCCATCCAGCACTCACTTTCTTCCGGCACTCATGAATGCAGGAAAAAAGTGAGTGCTGGAGTGATTACCTTTTGGCCTGGCTTCCGCCTGTCCCGTTTAATTGCTCGCAGAGCAAGCCCGAAGGGCATTAAACTGGGAGCCAGGACAAAAATGTTTTTCTCTTAATCAATCTCTTAATCCTGTCAAAAAAGCTCTTTTCTTTATTGGGTTGCGGGCATGGCCCGCGTTAGTAAACCACCCTTCTGACCCCGTCAATTTCCAGGAGTTTCTCCTGCATCTCGGAAGTAGGTTTTTCCTGGATGGTATATATGGTCTGGGCCAGCCCGTCCAGGCGTCTGGAATTATTTTCCTGAATGTTCACCCCCAGATCGCCGAAGGCTGTGCCGAACTTGCCGAACATACCCGGCTTGTCCTCATGGGTAATGAAAATGGTATAAAGATCAATGCCTTCGTCGATTACAGTCTGGCCCACATTGACTGACTGCCTGAAGTCCCCATATTTTAAATACTTGGAGACCACATCGGCGATTTCCATCCCTGTCTTGCGGGCGGCATTGGCTGTGGAAGCCCCCAGGTGAGCGCTAAGGACAATATTGTCCAGTTCGGCCAGCTTGCTGGTAAAAGGCTCGCCTTCGCGCTTGGGTTCCTTTTCGTAGCAGTCCAGGGCCGCTCCGGCGATCCTGCCGTTTTTAAGGGCATAATAAAGGGCGTCTTCCTCCACATTCACCCCTCTGGAAGCATTTATCAGGAAGGCGCTGGATTTCATACGTTCAAGCTCTGGCTCTCTTATCAGGGTGTGCGCCCCTCCGGTGTTGATGCTTACAAAGTCGGCATGATCCAGCACCTCTTCCATGGAATCCATATAGTCCACTTCCGAATCCATCCAGCGCTGCATGTCGAAGCCGATGACCTTCATGTCCAGGTCCTTGGCCTTGTTGGCCACGGCCTGCCCTATACGCCCACATCCGATGAGGCCCAGGGTCTTGCCCTGCAGTTCCACACCTTTAAAACGGGCCTTGTGCCAGATGCCCGATTTCAGTGTATGGTGGGCAAAGGGCACTTTGCGGGCAATGGCGAACATGAGCCCGATTACATGCTCCGCTGTGGCATTGATGTTGCCGTGTGGGGCGAATTTGACCACAACACCGCATTCCTTGGCGGCCTGCAGATCGATGTTGTCCGTGCCTACTCCTCCGCGGCCGATTATCTTCAGCTTGCCCCGCTTAGTGGTGGCTGCCTCGATGAGCTCCCTGTTTACCTTGGTGGCGCTGCGCACCAGAAGGGCGTCGAAATCAGGAAGGTCTCCAAGCAGATCTTCATAATCACGCTTTTCCGTGTCCACGCTGAAACCTTCCCGGCGCAGAAAGTTGACAGCTTCATCCACCAGGCCGTCATTTGCCAGAATTCTCATAAACTTTGACCTCCTTTGCCAGACCCTGTGAAGGGCACCTGTTTTTTAAGCCTGCAGTATGCCTTTCAGTGTCTGCAAGTATTCCTCCAGCATATCCATATTCATATCGCCCATATGCCCGATACGGAAAACCGCTCTTTTTCCGGCCTGCTCCAGGGCGTCATTGAGTTTGCCGTAACCCGGGTCAAAAAGGTATCCTTTCTCCCGGAGGGTTTCCTTGATTTCCTTCAGCCTGGCCGCTGTCATACTTTCAGGCACGCGTACGCAGGTCACTGTTGGAGAACGGTAGCCTTCTGGAGCAAAAAGTTCGAAGCCTTCAAGTCCAGAGACAAATTCATGCACTGCATCACGCATCTGTAAATGTCTTTTGAAGCGGCTTTCCACACCCTCCTCATTTACAATATACTCCATCTGCAGATACATCTGATTGGCCAGGGTGCAGTTGGGAGTGGTCAGAGTCTGAAATTTTCTGGCCCTGGGCAGTTGGGCCAGAATGTCGGAAACAAAGCCACGGTTGGAAACCTTTTCCGCCTTGGCCAAGGCTTCCGGACTCACAAAGGCGATCCCGAAACCGGCCGGAAGTCCCAGGCTCTTCTGGGTGGAAGTTATGTACATGGCACATCTGGTATCCTCGATATGGCTGGGGGAACCTCCGAATATGCTGATTCCATCCACCAGGGCCAGGGCCCCGGACCTGCGGATGACCTCGCAGGCAGCCTTGATATCATTGGTAACACCTGTGGATGTCTCGTTGTGGGTCAGGGAAACCACCGCCGGCCTGTGCTCATCCAGGGCTTGCTGCAGCCTGGCTGTATCTATGCATGAGCCGGGGTCAAACTTCAGCTGAACAGCATCCTTGCCGTTCACTGTGGCGATCTTGTGGTAAAGGTCTCCGAAGGCCCCTACGGACACATTGAGCACCTTTTCACCGTCAGCCACCAGGGACCTGATGGAGGCCTCCATGGCATTGGTGCCGCTGCCGTTGAAAATTATCACCTCGTAATCGTCCGGTGCACCGGCCAGAATCTTGAGGTTTTTCATTATGGGTTCAAAACGCTTGCGGTTTTCTGCGTCCCTGTGGCCGAATTCCGGCCAGAGCCCCGCCTGACGTACCTCCGGGCGGACATAGATAGGACCGGTTATAAAAAGCTGCAACTCGGGAAACGGACTTTGCATCAATCTCTCCTCCTGATAAAATTCAAATCCTGGTTTTAGCCCAAAAAAACCGCCCGATTCTCACGGAAACGGCTCAGCCCGGAAAGACGGGCATACAGACCGGGCGCGCTCTGGAAACATAGAAGCATCAAGGTTAATGCAACTTGAAAAGACTCTTCAGGTGGGTATTGCAGGCGAGCAATGGCGTGTTAAAAATCCAATGCTCCTTATAAAACCTCTTATTTGAAGAGAATTAGACTGGATGGATAAAAATGTCAAATTATATCTCAAGCTGTCTGACACTGAAACAGCAAGAATTATTACTGCTTGCTGCGAGTTACTCCCTGCTTGGTTTCTTGCGGAAAATTACATGGATCACTCTGTTTTTCCTGTGGCCAGCCACCATGAAGATTGACCTGTAAAAAAAACGGATGCCCGTTAATTCATCTTTTTTACTGTTTGATTTTTTGCACTCTGCCTAACAGGGGCAAGCAGCTCACACTGACTACTGCCCATCCTGGACAGGCCGGTCGATTGCTTCCCGCACTCTGGACAAAAGTTCCGGCACCCGGTAAGGCTTGGCCATAAAGCCTACGCGCCCGGACTTGAGGTACTGCCTGAGTCTTTCTTCAGGAGAATATCCGCTCACCACAAGTATGTTCACCTCTAAATCCAGTTTAAGAAGCCGCTGTATACACTCGTACCCACCCATGCCGGGCATATTAATGTCCATTATAATCAAGGCGATACTGTCTTGATTCTTTTGATACATTTCCAGGGCCTGCTCTCCGCTTTCTGCACAGCTTGCCCTGTACCCTGCTTCCTCCAGGGCCTCCCGGGTAAGTTCCCTTAGAACCGGCTCATCGTCCACCACCAGAATATGCTCATAGCTGTCTGCTTTTTTTTCTTCCCTGTCTGAAAAGCAGGCTTCCTCTTCTGGGGCTACAGGCAGATAAATCCTGAATTTTGCCCCCTGCCCCAGACTGCTCCTGCACTCTATATATCCCTGATGATTTTCCACTATCCCGAACACTGAGGCCAGGCCGAGCCCGGTTCCTTTGCCCGGCTCCTTAGTGGTAAAAAAGGGATCAAAGATTTTCTGCCTGATATCCTCGTCAATGCCCTCACCGGTATCACTGATGCTAAGCACTACATAACTGCCGGGTTCCACCCTGAAATGCTCCAGAAGCTGAGGCTCCTGGAAATGTGCCATGGAGGTCTCGATGGTTAACCTCCCTCCCTCGGGCATGGCATCCAGGGCGTTGTTGCACAGGTTCAGCAAAACCTGCTCCAGTTGCGCAGGATCTCCCTGAACAGGCTTAATACCGTCATCCAGTCTGAGTTCCAGGGCAATTTGGTCCGGAAAAGACTTTTTAAGCAACGAGGCCGTTTCGGCAGCCTCCCGGTTGAGATCAACCGGCCTGAACTGGCCTTCTATTTCCCGGCTGAAGGTCAGAAGCTGTCTCACTAACTTTGCAGCCCTCTCCCCGGCCTGCTGTATCTGCACTATCCTTTTTATATCCGGATCGTCCTGGGCCTTTTTTTCCAGCAGCATCCTGACGTGGCCGCTTATGACCTGCAGAATATTGTTGAAATCATGAGCTATTCCCCCGGCCAGAGTACCTACAGCCTGCATCTTGTGCGCCTGATGCAGACGTGCTTCCATATCCCTGCGTTCGGTTATATCCGTGGATATTACAATACGCACCATTCGACCGTCGCTCCAGGGTATGGCCATGGCCCTGCAGTCATAAGAACTTCCGGTTTCCTGGTCCTGATATTCCCACCTGGCCGGTTCAGGAGTCCCGGACTGATTTTTAAGCTCATCTTTTCTGCAAAAAGAACACGGACCCTGCTGAGCATTCTGAAACACTTCCCAGCACTTGCGGCCGATCACCTCTCCCCTTTTCTCCCGGATATAGCTGTTTATAAAAAGGATCTCGTCAGAATGCATATCCGCCACGTACACTGCAGCGTCCAGGCTGTCCAGGATGCCGGCCAGACGCTGTTCACTGCGTCGCAGGGTCTCCTCTCTGCGCACGACGGTTTCAGCCATATCCTGAAAGCTGCTGCTTAATGCCTGCAGTTCGTAAAATGAAGATACATAGTTCTGTACACCCATATCAAAAGCGCCCCGGGGCAGTTTTTCCACCTCCCCGGTAAAGCTGACCAGGGGGTCAATCACGTCCTGGCGCACTCTCCAGGTCACATTCCAGACAAGCAGGCCAAGAAACCCAAAAAGCAGGAACCCGGCAAACCCAATGGGCATAAGAACCGGCAGCAGCTGTCCCTTGACAGACCAGGCTGTAAAGACTGTCCACTCCGCTTCCGGAACCTTTTCCGCACTGAAAAGATAAAGCTCACCGTATTTTCTGCCCATTCCCAGGAAACCTGTCTGTCCCTGCAGAGCTCTGGCCACGGGCCTGAGATGCCCGAGATTATACTGCCCGGCCACCACGCTGGATTCAGGGTGGGCCAGAACATTACCATAGCCGTCCAGGACAAAGACCCGGTCATCTTTTTGCATCCGGGTTATCCTGGTTATAAACTCCTGCAGGGAGTCCAGGTCCAGCTCAGCAACCAGAATTTTACTGAAGTGGCCTGTATAAGACAGACTTACTGTAACAGTATATTCGTCCGGCTTCATGTAGGGAGTGGAAAAGTAAAACTCTCCTGAAGTCTCAAGTCTTTCTGTTGCCGGAATCATGCGGGAATAATCCTGGAAAGCCTCCATCTCGGGCAGAACCTGCCTGATGCGTCCGGATTCATCCAGAACCAGAAAACGCTTGAAAAGCCCGGCATGAGCCTTGTAGTGACTGGCAATGGCCTCAAATTCCGGGTAAAGTACCATCCTGGACAAAAATCTGATGGTCTGCATCTGGGACTTGATATGAGACTGCACGTAGGAGGAAATGCTGGCCGCCTGCAGGCGCTGCTCGCTCCTGATCTCCTGATAACGGAAATATCCCAGCAGAACTGCGATCCCAAGGATTATCAGCATGGAGATGAGCAGAAGACGCCAGCCCAGAAGGCGCTGCAGGATATTGGTCAGAGTGGGTGCCGGCTTCATTCGAAATCCTCTGCCTTGAAGCTGTACACCTCCTCAAATTCACCCTCTCTGACCTGGACTATGGTTACCGGGCTTGTTACATCTCCATATTCGTCTATGGTTATGGGCCAGTAAAGTCCTGGATAATCGCGGATTTCAGTGAGGGCCTGCTCCAGTCCCCTGTCTCCGGAAGACTCTTCCAGGGCCAGGGCCAGAATATGTGCGGCATCATAGGCCATAGCAGCTGCAAATGATGGCTCGCTGCCGAATCTTGATCTATAGTTCTTTGCAAACTCGTAATAATCAGTTCCCAGATTTTCCTGGGATGTTGTCGTGACAAAGGTCATATTTTCCACTGTCCTGCCGCCCGCCCGCAGAAGCTCCCTGGTCATTGCCCAGCCCGAACTGAAAATATCTGGACTTAAGCCAGTGTTATCAATGGCCTGTACGAGGTTGACCGCATCCCTTCCGGACACGGCCAGAAACAGGCCCTGCTCTGAACATAGCTGCAGGTCATCTGCAATCTGCAGCCAGTCCTGACTGCGGCTGGCATAAAGCTTTTTTCTATTTGTTACCTCGCCGCCGGCTGACTTGAATTCCTGCACAAAATGTTTTTCAAAAGAATCTGCATATATTTCGTTGTCCATATCCCTCAGGGTACACAAGGTATCTATTTCCTTTTCATGAAACACATACCGGGCCAGGGCGATTGCGTGCTGATCGGTGCTGGGCTGGATACGGAAAAAATTGTCCTTGATGCCGCTCAGCTTCGGAGTAGAGGTTGTGGGGCTTAAAAGCACAACATCTTCTTTTGCCGCCACCGGCAGAGCGCTTATAGTCTGTTGGCTGGTCATATGCCCTATGATGGCCTGAGCTCCGGAATCAATAAGTTCTGCTGTAGCCTGGGCAGCCTCGTCGCATAAGCCTTTGTCGTTGCGCACCAGAAGTTCCATCTTCCTGCCGTCAATTCCGCCCCGGGCGTTAATTTCTTCCACGGCCAGCCTGGCTCCGTTTCGCCCATTCACCCCAAGGTCGGAATAAGGCCCTGTTAGAGGACCTGCAAAACCAACTACCACCGGTGAACGGTTCAAGATTATTACAGCTGAGGCCAAACTAACCAGCAAAAAGGCAAGCGCCAGATACTTCAATATCCTGGGCATATTCTATTCCTTGTGATTTGTTGGTGAACAATATATATTTATCACGTAAGCATTCAGGGGGGCTTCAGTGGTAGTTTCTGGCACTCAAGCCTGGGGACTGTCCCCGCTATGTAATATCTGTGCAGGTTCACATAACTTCGCGTCTGTAATTTTTTTGTATTTGTACGGAAAAGGTGTCGCGGGGACTGTCCCCGGGCAGATTGCGGTACCACCTGAAAGTTTACTTTATCACCATATTCACCGGGATTCAAGAACTGTGGTGCACAAGCAGTCACTTTTATCCAAAGCAGCAAACAGCAAATATTCGACAAGGAGCAGACCATGAGCGGTTTTTCCGGGGAAAAACTCGTAAACAGCATCAAGACGGCTGTCCTGGACAGGCAGAAGAAGCTGCAGGAAAACATGCCTGAAATTGAAAGAAATCTTTATCATTATGCCGGGAAAATGGGTATCAAACCGGAAGATATCCAGAGAACCAGGGACAGGATAAAGGACAGAATCCACAAGGCCCGCAAAAAAGATTAGGGCTGTTTGCAACCCCCTGCCGTCATACGTGGAACACTATGATAATTTATTCCTCCAGAGAGCTAAGAGAAAATTTTCACCAGCTCGGCCCTGGTGATGCCTGTGTTGGACATTTGAGTTTTTCACCCGGTGAGGAGTACAAGGTCGTGGACCTGATGCACCGGGGGATAAATTTTTATCCTTCTTTACTGTCGGCTTTTCTCAGCCGTTCCAAAGTACTGCAGGCCGAAGTTCTGTCTCAGTTCATGCTGCCGGACACTTTCGTAGCTTATCGCAGCATTGACCTCTGCCGCAACCAGGCCGCATATACCCGGTACGGATCTGTAGTCAGCAAGAGAGACCGCAAGCACCTCGGCATGGGAGTCGGGCGCTGGTCATCCCTGGAAGAACTGCAGCGGTTAGACTCTCTGGGCGCTCTGCCCTTTCCCCTGGTTATCCAGCCTTTTCTGGAAGAAGCCAGGGATTTCAGAGTAGTCATCATCGATGACCATGCCGAGGCCTATGAACGTATAAATCCTTACAGCTACCGCAAAAACCTGGCTCAGTGCGGTACTGCAAGTCCGGTGCACATGGATTCAACACTGCTGGCATTTTGCACCAACGTCATGCAGCGCGGCGATTTTCCATATGCCCTGCTGGACATTCTGCAAAGCCCTGCAGGAGATCTTTATCTGGCGGAAATAAGCCTCATGGGAGGACTGTCAGGTTCCTCCATCGGACACGAAGGTTTCCTCCAGCGAAAAAAGCTTTTGCAGGAAAAATTCTGCCGCCGGTTTGAAGGGCAGTAATTCTTTCTTGCGCATCCAGGGTTTTAAGGTTTAAACACCTTTTTTTATTGTATGACGAACCCTAACCATATACCCCGTGTGAGAACTCCATGATTGCAATACTCAACTACAGGGCCGGCAACCTGACCAGTGTAAAAAGAGCTCTGGACCATGAGGGCATCCCCTGCCGTATTACCGACGATGCCCAGACTCTTGCCCAGTCCCAGGGAATAATCTTTCCTGGAGTGGGTGCAGCAGGATCAGCCATGAACAACCTGCGCGAAACCGGTCTGGACAACACCCTGAAAGATCTCATATCCATGGGAAAGCCCATGCTGGGCATCTGTCTGGGCTGCCAGATCATCCTGGATAAAAGCATGGAAAACAGCGCTACCACTCTGTCCATACTGGAAGGCAGCTGCCTGCGCTTTGATAATGAACTCATAGATGAACACGGCGACCCCATAAACATTCCCCATATGGGCTGGAACAGCGTTAACCTTGTCCAGGAGTGCGAACTTTTCCGGGATGTCCCGCAGGAAGCTGAGTTTTACTTCGTGCACAGTTACTACCCTACGCCCAGAAAGGACCTGGTAATAGGCCTTACCAACTACGGCCTTGATTTCTGTTCTGTT contains the following coding sequences:
- a CDS encoding NAD(P)-dependent oxidoreductase; translation: MRILANDGLVDEAVNFLRREGFSVDTEKRDYEDLLGDLPDFDALLVRSATKVNRELIEAATTKRGKLKIIGRGGVGTDNIDLQAAKECGVVVKFAPHGNINATAEHVIGLMFAIARKVPFAHHTLKSGIWHKARFKGVELQGKTLGLIGCGRIGQAVANKAKDLDMKVIGFDMQRWMDSEVDYMDSMEEVLDHADFVSINTGGAHTLIREPELERMKSSAFLINASRGVNVEEDALYYALKNGRIAGAALDCYEKEPKREGEPFTSKLAELDNIVLSAHLGASTANAARKTGMEIADVVSKYLKYGDFRQSVNVGQTVIDEGIDLYTIFITHEDKPGMFGKFGTAFGDLGVNIQENNSRRLDGLAQTIYTIQEKPTSEMQEKLLEIDGVRRVVY
- a CDS encoding ABC transporter substrate-binding protein, producing the protein MPRILKYLALAFLLVSLASAVIILNRSPVVVGFAGPLTGPYSDLGVNGRNGARLAVEEINARGGIDGRKMELLVRNDKGLCDEAAQATAELIDSGAQAIIGHMTSQQTISALPVAAKEDVVLLSPTTSTPKLSGIKDNFFRIQPSTDQHAIALARYVFHEKEIDTLCTLRDMDNEIYADSFEKHFVQEFKSAGGEVTNRKKLYASRSQDWLQIADDLQLCSEQGLFLAVSGRDAVNLVQAIDNTGLSPDIFSSGWAMTRELLRAGGRTVENMTFVTTTSQENLGTDYYEFAKNYRSRFGSEPSFAAAMAYDAAHILALALEESSGDRGLEQALTEIRDYPGLYWPITIDEYGDVTSPVTIVQVREGEFEEVYSFKAEDFE
- a CDS encoding 4Fe-4S binding protein — translated: MNFKRTLQALSLFAFITLLLLAAFPLRTWFPTDFFLRLDPLVFAGTVLGAREWAGALLPGLLIILATLFLGRFFCSCICPMGVTLDISDRIFRPRDSGRNLSVQSLLTLRRVKYLVLFFILGTAIVGVSSVFIASPLSLVTRFYGLVIYPFAVHVLDLGLDNLYMVYSGLGLQSLAYFEPQSYRFATQIFILAFFILVFSLVVLAPRFWCRSLCPAGALLAIFSRKPLLRRKVSTSCTECGLCQRRCPMQAIEEDPHRTSHQECIVCLECVRVCPEKAVSFQTGRSKEAADSGFLPQRRKVMASVLGGVGSALLLQTGIREVRSDTVPGNVTPQFLIRPPGALEEEDFLGRCIRCGQCMKACPTNTLQPVWFEAGVLGLFSPKALPRRGPCDPTCNVCGRVCPTGAIRDLPINERVWARMGTARVVRGKCLAWAWDRKCLVCFEVCPYAALELRRVPGIDIPVPFVVLEKCSGCGACEFHCPVQAQSAIVVEPMNSLRMNKGSYIEEGRAQGMVLDPDPDREREPPEEIMPDTEEPDDLPPGFTG
- a CDS encoding hybrid sensor histidine kinase/response regulator — translated: MKPAPTLTNILQRLLGWRLLLISMLIILGIAVLLGYFRYQEIRSEQRLQAASISSYVQSHIKSQMQTIRFLSRMVLYPEFEAIASHYKAHAGLFKRFLVLDESGRIRQVLPEMEAFQDYSRMIPATERLETSGEFYFSTPYMKPDEYTVTVSLSYTGHFSKILVAELDLDSLQEFITRITRMQKDDRVFVLDGYGNVLAHPESSVVAGQYNLGHLRPVARALQGQTGFLGMGRKYGELYLFSAEKVPEAEWTVFTAWSVKGQLLPVLMPIGFAGFLLFGFLGLLVWNVTWRVRQDVIDPLVSFTGEVEKLPRGAFDMGVQNYVSSFYELQALSSSFQDMAETVVRREETLRRSEQRLAGILDSLDAAVYVADMHSDEILFINSYIREKRGEVIGRKCWEVFQNAQQGPCSFCRKDELKNQSGTPEPARWEYQDQETGSSYDCRAMAIPWSDGRMVRIVISTDITERRDMEARLHQAHKMQAVGTLAGGIAHDFNNILQVISGHVRMLLEKKAQDDPDIKRIVQIQQAGERAAKLVRQLLTFSREIEGQFRPVDLNREAAETASLLKKSFPDQIALELRLDDGIKPVQGDPAQLEQVLLNLCNNALDAMPEGGRLTIETSMAHFQEPQLLEHFRVEPGSYVVLSISDTGEGIDEDIRQKIFDPFFTTKEPGKGTGLGLASVFGIVENHQGYIECRSSLGQGAKFRIYLPVAPEEEACFSDREEKKADSYEHILVVDDEPVLRELTREALEEAGYRASCAESGEQALEMYQKNQDSIALIIMDINMPGMGGYECIQRLLKLDLEVNILVVSGYSPEERLRQYLKSGRVGFMAKPYRVPELLSRVREAIDRPVQDGQ
- a CDS encoding pyridoxal-phosphate-dependent aminotransferase family protein; this encodes MQSPFPELQLFITGPIYVRPEVRQAGLWPEFGHRDAENRKRFEPIMKNLKILAGAPDDYEVIIFNGSGTNAMEASIRSLVADGEKVLNVSVGAFGDLYHKIATVNGKDAVQLKFDPGSCIDTARLQQALDEHRPAVVSLTHNETSTGVTNDIKAACEVIRRSGALALVDGISIFGGSPSHIEDTRCAMYITSTQKSLGLPAGFGIAFVSPEALAKAEKVSNRGFVSDILAQLPRARKFQTLTTPNCTLANQMYLQMEYIVNEEGVESRFKRHLQMRDAVHEFVSGLEGFELFAPEGYRSPTVTCVRVPESMTAARLKEIKETLREKGYLFDPGYGKLNDALEQAGKRAVFRIGHMGDMNMDMLEEYLQTLKGILQA
- the hisH gene encoding imidazole glycerol phosphate synthase subunit HisH, with product MIAILNYRAGNLTSVKRALDHEGIPCRITDDAQTLAQSQGIIFPGVGAAGSAMNNLRETGLDNTLKDLISMGKPMLGICLGCQIILDKSMENSATTLSILEGSCLRFDNELIDEHGDPINIPHMGWNSVNLVQECELFRDVPQEAEFYFVHSYYPTPRKDLVIGLTNYGLDFCSVFGRPGLWAMQFHPEKSGRPGLKILNNFYRYCRTT
- a CDS encoding ATP-grasp domain-containing protein, translated to MIIYSSRELRENFHQLGPGDACVGHLSFSPGEEYKVVDLMHRGINFYPSLLSAFLSRSKVLQAEVLSQFMLPDTFVAYRSIDLCRNQAAYTRYGSVVSKRDRKHLGMGVGRWSSLEELQRLDSLGALPFPLVIQPFLEEARDFRVVIIDDHAEAYERINPYSYRKNLAQCGTASPVHMDSTLLAFCTNVMQRGDFPYALLDILQSPAGDLYLAEISLMGGLSGSSIGHEGFLQRKKLLQEKFCRRFEGQ
- a CDS encoding DUF362 domain-containing protein gives rise to the protein MNKKYRVLKRLMPENSLSRRDFLKSQAGLAAAVAFSGLGVLGQASVSSAGNSPDIGVARGGPAEAARACVDLMGGMSSFVSSGDKVVIKPNMSFAHTPDRATNTHPRVVRTLAEMCVEAGASRVMVLDNTLQSAQRCMELSGIRDACADIPNTRVETLDARRFFQEVSISEGESFRSTEVMRDVLDADVLIAAPVAKSHSATGVSVSMKGMMGLIRNRGVMHSRYNLNQAIVDLCTLLKADLTVVDATRVLSSHGPQGPGDVIEGELVLASRDMVAADAKTVELFPWYGRKIRPDQVEHIKMAHERGLGRMDLDNLEIQTVDA